ATTTCAACTCAACCCCGTCAATTGTTATTTGCAGTCCTGGGGCACTACCCACATTAAAATAAATTCGTTCATCACCAGAAACATCTATTTCCTTTGGTGAATCATCGGCAGTAAAGGGGCCAGCATAATATTCTTTCTCTTCACCATTTGTTAGCCCGAGATAAGAATTACTGTCAGACTCTAATTTGATAATTACTTCATCACCGGCATTATTTAAATCAAACGTAGATTCCGGACTTGGACCAGAACCTTCTTCAACTAGCTCCAATGTTGGTTCGGTTTTTTCGGGATTTTCCTCCTCTTTGGTTGCATCTGTTTGATTTTCATCCTTTGAAGCACTATCTGTTCCGTCTGCATTATCTGCTCCGTCATCAGGTTTTTGGTTATCCTGATTCTCATTTTCACCAGGATTATAGATAATCTCATTATCGTCATTCGTATCTACTGGTTCTGATGTATCTCCAGACGATGATTTAGAATAAAAATAATAGGCCGCAAATATGATGCCGATGATAAGGATAATTACAATGATTGTTGGAAAAAAAGAAAATATTGCCGGTCCTCTTGATGAATTCGTATCCCTTCTGGATCGCTGAATACGGGTATATTGTTCAGTGTTTTCCTCCTCAGTTTTCGGAACTTCATCCTGATATTCATCCAATAATTCACCAGGATCTAACCCAACGGCAGTAGCATATTCCTTAATAAATGCACGAGCATAAAATTTCCCTGGGAGTATCTGAAAGTTGCCCTCTTCAATAGCAACTAGATACCGTTTCTGAATCTTTGTTGTTTCCTGAACACTTTCAAGGGATAAATCTTGCGCGACGCGTGCTTCCTTTAATTTAGTTCCAATCTCCA
This Virgibacillus phasianinus DNA region includes the following protein-coding sequences:
- a CDS encoding helix-turn-helix domain-containing protein; the encoded protein is MEIGTKLKEARVAQDLSLESVQETTKIQKRYLVAIEEGNFQILPGKFYARAFIKEYATAVGLDPGELLDEYQDEVPKTEEENTEQYTRIQRSRRDTNSSRGPAIFSFFPTIIVIILIIGIIFAAYYFYSKSSSGDTSEPVDTNDDNEIIYNPGENENQDNQKPDDGADNADGTDSASKDENQTDATKEEENPEKTEPTLELVEEGSGPSPESTFDLNNAGDEVIIKLESDSNSYLGLTNGEEKEYYAGPFTADDSPKEIDVSGDERIYFNVGSAPGLQITIDGVELKYPVDPAEKVHQKIWININQEQ